One Mailhella massiliensis DNA segment encodes these proteins:
- a CDS encoding DUF6672 family protein, which translates to MKELPSRRHIILKHILVNCVLVALLICLGAWCYDQGKTYKVLLGNYAFTGQDGQDYPALEAVEVFIDGNDPVFLLEDDSGTGDATGRKHTMVIALLDENDEPMESRTVQFSIAELGKKLELNVAEYWLKAK; encoded by the coding sequence ATGAAAGAGCTCCCCAGCCGCAGGCACATCATACTCAAGCACATCCTCGTCAACTGCGTCCTTGTAGCGCTTCTCATCTGTCTCGGCGCATGGTGCTACGATCAGGGTAAAACCTACAAGGTTCTCCTCGGCAACTACGCCTTCACCGGACAGGACGGACAGGACTACCCCGCCCTTGAAGCCGTGGAAGTGTTCATCGACGGCAACGACCCGGTCTTTCTGCTGGAAGACGACAGCGGTACCGGCGATGCCACGGGCAGAAAGCACACCATGGTCATTGCCCTGCTGGATGAAAACGACGAGCCCATGGAAAGCCGCACCGTACAGTTCAGCATCGCGGAACTCGGCAAAAAGCTGGAACTCAACGTGGCCGAATACTGGCTGAAGGCGAAGTAA
- the ftsY gene encoding signal recognition particle-docking protein FtsY yields the protein MGFFSAVKRFFSGGSQPAEEVKQKEAPEESPKDEGTGPAGETPEEPADSEPVQPAPEAEEAGQPEVEEKAPEDEEAAPAAEAPAEEAQAEAAEEALPEASPREEEPAEEPLAAPEEEVREEVQDKAPQNASLPQEEMLPAAESGEEKGEEPAASPAFARSPEEEALALALRQAEPRLSAWLAVVLDGVEEEGDLLWSRLSFLLRALETPEDEARLFLDDFRNWLERMEYHWLEDFRSELQYRLALALDMEDEEDERDRLFAKLQSGLERTRARFGQGLAALMSGHSALDAAFWDEMEELFIMADMGAEPSLALVKRLKERAREGSVTTPEGLMPLLEEEVEAIFKAPRRIAAVNPPEVILMVGVNGVGKTTTIAKLAYRARMQGKKVLIAAADTFRAAAVEQLEEWAKRVGADFHAKGMGADPAAVAFEAMDKALKGGYDVIFIDTAGRLHTKSNLMDELHKIRMVVERKHPGAPHRTILVIDATTGQNALQQTKMFKDTSGVNEIILTKLDGTAKGGVALAVASQFELPITFIGLGEKMEDLRPFDAHDFARALLGRDEKRA from the coding sequence ATGGGATTTTTCTCCGCAGTCAAACGATTCTTTTCCGGCGGTTCGCAGCCCGCGGAAGAGGTGAAGCAGAAAGAAGCGCCTGAAGAAAGCCCGAAGGACGAAGGCACGGGCCCGGCCGGGGAAACGCCGGAAGAACCGGCCGACAGCGAGCCCGTGCAGCCCGCCCCCGAAGCTGAGGAAGCTGGGCAGCCCGAGGTTGAAGAAAAAGCGCCGGAGGACGAAGAGGCTGCTCCCGCAGCGGAAGCTCCCGCGGAAGAGGCTCAGGCCGAAGCGGCGGAAGAAGCGCTGCCCGAGGCTTCCCCCCGGGAGGAAGAGCCTGCGGAAGAACCCCTTGCCGCCCCGGAGGAGGAAGTCCGGGAAGAAGTTCAGGATAAAGCCCCTCAGAATGCCTCTCTTCCTCAGGAGGAAATGCTTCCTGCCGCGGAAAGCGGAGAAGAGAAGGGGGAAGAACCCGCAGCTTCCCCGGCCTTTGCCCGTTCTCCCGAAGAGGAGGCTCTTGCCCTTGCCCTGCGTCAGGCCGAACCGAGACTTTCGGCATGGCTTGCCGTGGTGCTCGACGGAGTGGAGGAAGAGGGCGATCTTCTGTGGTCCCGCCTTTCCTTCCTGCTGCGTGCGCTGGAAACGCCTGAAGACGAAGCCCGCCTTTTTCTGGACGATTTCAGGAACTGGCTGGAACGCATGGAATATCACTGGCTGGAGGATTTCCGCTCGGAACTGCAGTATCGCCTGGCCCTCGCTCTGGATATGGAAGACGAGGAAGACGAGCGCGATCGTCTTTTTGCCAAGCTGCAGAGCGGCCTCGAGCGTACCCGCGCCCGCTTCGGGCAGGGGCTTGCCGCGCTCATGTCCGGCCATTCCGCGCTGGATGCGGCCTTCTGGGATGAGATGGAGGAACTCTTCATCATGGCCGACATGGGGGCCGAACCTTCCCTGGCGCTGGTGAAGCGGCTGAAGGAACGCGCCCGCGAAGGCAGCGTGACCACGCCCGAAGGCCTCATGCCCCTTCTGGAAGAGGAAGTGGAAGCCATCTTCAAGGCTCCCCGCCGCATTGCGGCCGTGAACCCGCCGGAAGTCATCCTTATGGTGGGCGTGAACGGTGTGGGCAAGACCACCACCATCGCCAAGCTGGCCTACCGCGCCCGTATGCAGGGCAAGAAGGTGCTCATTGCCGCGGCGGATACCTTCCGTGCCGCCGCGGTGGAGCAGCTGGAAGAGTGGGCAAAGCGCGTCGGTGCGGACTTCCATGCCAAGGGCATGGGGGCCGACCCCGCGGCAGTGGCCTTCGAAGCCATGGACAAGGCCCTGAAGGGCGGCTATGACGTTATTTTCATTGATACCGCGGGACGCCTGCATACCAAGTCAAACCTCATGGACGAGCTGCACAAGATACGCATGGTGGTGGAGCGCAAGCATCCCGGCGCACCGCACCGCACCATTCTGGTCATCGACGCCACCACCGGGCAGAATGCCCTGCAGCAGACGAAGATGTTCAAGGATACCAGTGGAGTGAACGAGATCATCCTCACCAAGCTCGACGGTACGGCCAAGGGCGGCGTGGCGCTTGCCGTGGCAAGCCAGTTCGAGCTGCCCATCACCTTCATCGGCCTTGGGGAAAAGATGGAGGATCTGCGTCCCTTCGATGCACACGATTTCGCCCGCGCCCTCCTGGGCAGGGACGAAAAACGGGCCTGA
- a CDS encoding ABC transporter permease produces the protein MKSSSGGNAVKLFCVRNAVPIVFLLVSSIGIYYSQFTAEYLIQEMLTRLARNSFLVLSLLIPIMAGMGLNFGMVLGAMAGQIGLIFISDWNISGLYGMTLAALIATPLAILFGWMCGVVLNKARGREMVTSYILGFFMNGVYQLVVLYGFGSLVPILNPELVLSRGYGIRNVTNLDNIRGTLDNAIPLDIMGIHIPLATFLLIGVFCLFIVWFRRTKLGQDMRATGQDLAVAHSSGIPVMRTRIISIVISTVLAAYGQIIFLQNVGTLNTYNSHEQAGVFAIASLLVGGATVARASILNVFTGVLLFHLMFVVSPMAGKYLVGDAQIGEYFRVFVCYAIISLALVLHAWRRHADRERARAALRGNAGGAA, from the coding sequence ATGAAAAGTTCCTCCGGCGGCAATGCCGTCAAGCTCTTCTGCGTCCGCAACGCCGTGCCCATCGTCTTTCTGCTGGTGAGCAGCATCGGCATCTATTACTCCCAGTTCACTGCGGAGTACCTGATCCAGGAAATGCTCACCCGCCTCGCCCGAAACTCCTTCCTCGTGCTCTCCCTGCTCATTCCCATCATGGCGGGCATGGGGCTCAACTTCGGCATGGTGCTCGGCGCCATGGCCGGGCAGATCGGGCTCATCTTCATCAGCGACTGGAACATTTCCGGCCTCTACGGCATGACCCTTGCGGCGCTCATCGCCACCCCGCTCGCCATACTCTTCGGCTGGATGTGCGGCGTGGTGCTCAACAAGGCCCGCGGCCGTGAAATGGTCACTTCCTACATTCTCGGCTTCTTCATGAACGGCGTGTACCAGCTCGTGGTGCTCTACGGCTTCGGGAGCCTCGTGCCCATTCTCAACCCCGAACTCGTGCTCTCGCGCGGCTACGGCATCCGCAACGTGACCAACCTCGACAATATCCGGGGCACGCTCGACAATGCCATTCCGCTCGACATCATGGGCATTCACATTCCGCTTGCCACCTTCCTGCTCATCGGCGTCTTCTGCCTGTTCATCGTCTGGTTCCGCCGCACCAAGCTCGGACAGGACATGCGGGCCACAGGTCAGGATCTCGCCGTGGCGCATTCCTCGGGCATTCCCGTCATGCGCACGCGCATCATCTCCATCGTGATTTCCACCGTGCTCGCCGCCTACGGGCAGATCATCTTCCTGCAGAACGTGGGTACGCTGAACACCTACAACAGCCATGAACAGGCGGGCGTGTTCGCCATCGCCTCCCTGCTGGTGGGCGGCGCCACCGTGGCGCGCGCCTCCATCCTCAACGTGTTCACGGGTGTTCTGCTCTTCCACCTCATGTTCGTGGTTTCTCCCATGGCAGGCAAATACCTGGTGGGCGACGCGCAGATAGGCGAATACTTCCGCGTGTTCGTCTGTTACGCCATCATTTCCCTCGCGCTGGTGCTGCACGCCTGGCGCCGCCATGCCGACAGGGAACGCGCCCGCGCCGCTCTGCGCGGAAATGCCGGAGGCGCCGCATGA
- a CDS encoding ABC transporter permease subunit: MNRIKKFIEEAGWPRILIAVFLVILFIVSPFVGVPVDAAFSDTLVRFGMNGVLVLAMVPMVQSGCGLNFGLPLGIIAGLLGAVTSVELEAKGIPGVFTAMAIATPIAVILGWGYGLLLNKVKGEEMMIATYVGFSSVAFMCIMWLVLPYSSSNMVWGYAGVGLRTTVSVEEFWQKAISDIGAFTLGESFYFPTGMFLFFLLLCGLMWLFMRTRTGTAMTTVGSNPEYARASGVNINRMRTLSVILSTWLGALGIIVYEQSFGFIQLYMGPFMMAFPAVAALLIGGASVKKASIVNVIVGTFLFQGILTMTPSVINSMLQTDMSEVIRIIVSNGMILYALTRVTKVRS, from the coding sequence ATGAACCGCATCAAGAAATTCATAGAGGAAGCGGGCTGGCCCAGAATCCTGATCGCCGTCTTTCTCGTCATTCTCTTCATTGTTTCCCCGTTCGTGGGCGTGCCTGTGGACGCCGCCTTCAGCGACACCCTCGTGCGCTTCGGCATGAACGGCGTTCTCGTGCTCGCCATGGTGCCCATGGTGCAGTCCGGCTGCGGCCTGAACTTCGGCCTGCCGCTCGGCATCATCGCCGGGCTTCTCGGCGCGGTGACCAGCGTGGAGCTGGAGGCGAAGGGCATTCCCGGCGTGTTCACGGCCATGGCCATCGCCACCCCCATCGCCGTCATCCTCGGCTGGGGCTACGGGCTTCTGCTCAACAAGGTCAAGGGCGAGGAAATGATGATCGCCACCTATGTGGGCTTCTCCTCCGTGGCCTTCATGTGCATCATGTGGCTGGTGCTGCCCTACTCAAGTTCCAACATGGTGTGGGGCTATGCGGGCGTGGGCCTGAGAACCACGGTTTCCGTGGAGGAATTCTGGCAGAAGGCCATAAGCGACATAGGCGCGTTCACCCTGGGAGAGTCCTTCTACTTCCCCACGGGCATGTTCCTCTTCTTCCTTCTGCTGTGCGGGCTCATGTGGCTCTTCATGCGCACGCGCACGGGCACGGCCATGACCACCGTGGGTTCCAACCCCGAGTATGCCCGCGCAAGCGGCGTGAACATCAACCGTATGCGCACCCTTTCCGTCATCCTCTCCACATGGCTCGGCGCTCTCGGCATCATCGTGTATGAGCAGAGCTTCGGCTTCATCCAGCTCTACATGGGGCCGTTCATGATGGCCTTCCCCGCCGTGGCCGCGCTGCTCATCGGCGGCGCTTCGGTGAAAAAGGCCTCCATCGTCAACGTGATCGTGGGTACCTTCCTCTTCCAGGGCATCCTGACCATGACGCCCTCGGTCATCAACAGCATGCTGCAGACCGACATGTCGGAAGTCATCCGCATCATCGTTTCCAACGGCATGATTCTCTACGCCCTGACCCGCGTGACAAAGGTAAGATCATGA